From Pseudomonas sp. LS1212, the proteins below share one genomic window:
- a CDS encoding lipase family protein, which translates to MTAYKPMEDWEKPFFSDKMLACPLKGHWVSFQLVDEFGDGKPYGGLAYKVQDGVGQVYTGTLDADGFAKIANHYRGPVVLSLNEQYAGSIDSYSWLMTRQTYKLPITELQVRAEQTRFFHKDGFRVEHNPAQKGADEFVQVEVRDLVKHGAHLPPVVERTYLPSQHVLKWMGDLGFGPEQDELWGTALFPNKHTVLEVRPMRALRPMLSTDCRFCALNLYQLALMATMSYNGFGQRPETRPVDTVSFPLDPSFGNLFGEAVASYQEAWRVDPGQSKRFYPLYEDVPYSKRFEILPFDPTLYEQNHRDRGEEQEHPASLHFFDHGRSKTDTQAFISHHDEIILISVRGTGNASLWETVIDGWRDADAEQVPFEEGVGKVHRGFYRGYQAISEFVQRYLDQFHAGQKVIICGHSLGGAIALLLAEALRRSSDNDYDILLYTFGAPRAGDATFVSGASSIVEGAPALVHHRMVNNNDPVPSVPAPWMNVRRRIWVPGLAMITASNPYLGLLVFAIGLTRTGGEPYQHHGEQQHFMPVDFGSREQSSVLWSPGCASIEEAACTRALKLHGDMPNRAWFISQAIQGGDHSMVASYIPFAWATLRRWQQTQESGGTLVTSREFELIENGLITFKAQLDEHRRQISRETSAHNDNQERFDAITALSIESRRLNDPLQRLQTLRYRTLTLADVYGNLESSPNLEAGLKRWMAQAENNAQVQIAMIPQQFDDDSLMASILANSNSSFDIDSIG; encoded by the coding sequence ATGCTGATGGTTTTGCAAAGATCGCGAACCACTATCGTGGGCCTGTCGTATTATCCTTGAATGAGCAATATGCGGGGTCAATAGATTCGTACAGCTGGTTAATGACGCGTCAAACTTACAAGCTTCCGATCACTGAACTCCAAGTCCGTGCCGAGCAAACCCGCTTCTTTCACAAGGACGGTTTTCGTGTCGAACACAATCCCGCACAAAAAGGCGCGGATGAGTTCGTGCAAGTCGAGGTGCGGGATCTGGTCAAGCATGGCGCCCATTTGCCGCCTGTGGTTGAACGAACCTATCTGCCCAGCCAGCATGTACTCAAATGGATGGGCGATCTCGGGTTTGGTCCCGAACAGGACGAGTTGTGGGGCACTGCGTTGTTCCCGAACAAACACACCGTATTGGAAGTCCGTCCCATGCGTGCCCTGCGACCGATGCTGTCGACCGATTGCCGCTTCTGCGCGTTGAACCTGTATCAGCTCGCACTGATGGCGACCATGAGCTACAACGGTTTTGGCCAGAGGCCCGAGACGCGACCTGTGGACACGGTCAGTTTTCCGCTTGATCCAAGTTTCGGTAATCTGTTCGGCGAAGCCGTGGCAAGTTATCAAGAAGCGTGGCGAGTGGATCCAGGGCAGAGCAAGCGATTTTATCCGCTCTACGAAGACGTGCCTTACTCAAAGCGCTTTGAGATCCTGCCCTTCGATCCAACGCTGTATGAACAAAACCATCGCGACCGTGGAGAGGAGCAGGAACACCCCGCCAGCCTGCATTTTTTTGACCATGGACGTAGCAAGACCGATACCCAAGCGTTCATCAGCCATCATGACGAAATCATCCTGATATCGGTACGCGGTACGGGCAATGCTTCCTTATGGGAAACAGTAATTGACGGCTGGCGGGATGCAGATGCTGAGCAAGTACCGTTTGAGGAAGGTGTCGGCAAGGTGCACCGGGGTTTCTATCGGGGGTACCAAGCGATCAGCGAGTTTGTTCAACGCTACCTTGATCAATTTCATGCAGGTCAAAAAGTCATTATCTGCGGGCATAGTCTGGGCGGCGCCATTGCCTTGCTGCTAGCGGAAGCGTTGCGACGATCCTCTGATAATGATTACGACATTCTCCTCTATACCTTCGGTGCACCTCGTGCAGGCGATGCCACCTTTGTATCGGGTGCATCCAGCATTGTAGAGGGTGCTCCAGCATTGGTTCATCACCGCATGGTCAACAACAACGATCCCGTGCCGAGCGTACCTGCGCCCTGGATGAATGTGCGGAGAAGAATCTGGGTGCCGGGTTTGGCGATGATTACGGCGAGTAACCCGTATCTAGGTTTGCTTGTTTTTGCTATTGGCTTGACCCGTACCGGTGGTGAACCCTATCAGCACCATGGCGAGCAACAGCACTTTATGCCAGTGGATTTTGGCTCTCGGGAGCAATCCTCTGTTCTCTGGAGCCCAGGCTGCGCCTCTATCGAAGAGGCGGCTTGCACCCGAGCTTTGAAATTACATGGTGATATGCCCAATCGTGCCTGGTTCATCAGTCAAGCGATACAAGGCGGGGACCATTCGATGGTCGCGAGCTACATCCCCTTCGCATGGGCTACGCTGCGCCGCTGGCAACAAACTCAAGAGTCCGGTGGAACACTGGTGACCTCGCGGGAGTTCGAGCTAATTGAGAACGGGCTAATCACGTTCAAGGCTCAGTTGGATGAACACCGCAGACAGATAAGTCGAGAGACCAGCGCACATAATGACAATCAGGAACGGTTTGACGCCATTACCGCATTATCCATAGAGTCACGGCGGCTGAATGATCCTTTGCAGCGGCTCCAAACGTTGCGCTATCGAACACTGACCCTAGCCGATGTCTATGGCAATCTCGAGTCGTCCCCCAACCTGGAAGCGGGTCTGAAGCGCTGGATGGCGCAGGCAGAGAATAACGCTCAGGTGCAGATAGCGATGATTCCTCAGCAGTTCGATGACGACTCGTTGATGGCCTCAATCCTCGCTAACTCTAATAGCTCGTTTGATATCGACTCTATTGGTTGA
- a CDS encoding TorF family putative porin — translation MHRLALATLVGCTLLPLAAQAITLTDDLQLMLKPQVVSDYRSRGLSMSLGDPAAQLEATLLHSSGAYFGVWTSNVDFGLDLKTRLEQDFYAGYYKQFNDDVSLDLGYLKYTYAKEAQFNQSEVYAILKAHGFKFASYYSNDLKNFVGDDQDTLYTYIGYSHALPAETGLEVRYGRFDFKDDVFVSGSGSTRGDYHEWEARLTRSGFGLDWGLAYVDTDLSRNECASYYGYTDVCTATVVVSASKTF, via the coding sequence ATGCATCGCCTGGCCCTTGCCACCCTTGTCGGCTGCACGCTCTTGCCTCTTGCCGCCCAGGCCATAACCCTTACCGATGACCTGCAATTGATGCTCAAGCCGCAGGTGGTCAGCGATTACCGCAGCCGTGGGCTGTCCATGAGCCTGGGTGACCCGGCCGCGCAGCTGGAGGCCACATTGCTGCACAGCAGCGGGGCCTATTTCGGTGTCTGGACCTCTAACGTCGACTTCGGGCTGGACCTGAAGACGCGCCTGGAACAGGATTTCTACGCGGGCTACTACAAGCAGTTCAATGACGACGTCAGCCTCGATCTGGGCTATCTCAAGTACACCTACGCCAAGGAAGCCCAGTTCAACCAGAGTGAGGTCTATGCCATTCTCAAGGCCCATGGCTTCAAGTTCGCCAGCTACTACTCCAATGATTTGAAGAACTTTGTGGGCGACGATCAAGATACGCTCTACACCTACATTGGCTACAGCCACGCACTGCCGGCCGAAACCGGCCTGGAAGTGCGCTATGGCCGTTTCGACTTCAAGGACGACGTGTTCGTCTCCGGCAGTGGCAGCACGCGCGGTGACTACCATGAGTGGGAAGCCAGGCTGACCCGCAGTGGGTTTGGCCTCGACTGGGGGCTGGCTTATGTCGACACTGACCTTTCCAGAAACGAGTGCGCGAGCTACTACGGTTATACGGATGTGTGCACGGCGACCGTGGTAGTCAGCGCCAGCAAGACGTTCTGA
- a CDS encoding amidohydrolase: MKRILRATLAAAIAFASMESMAAVDLLLHNGKVFTAEQGQPLQQAVAVEGGKIVKVGSDAEVLALKDAGTQVIDLQGKVLMPGFIDTHSHAIFGGVKLKSADLETQMLPFDELEKRLRGWRDDGKARHGDMLSVGGFPSTYWSEVAELEKRFNQGEWADTPIAFIGWDYHTGWANKAMLKRAGIDAERVKALKGEAVATIGHHADNTPNGFVADAGLSAVMSQLPTANLDQLIDAGKAARDLYHSLGVTALMDPAANAAPGDALFDFKPTAQTVGVLPAYKALADKGELQLRVAALMVANPKSQPADLEVLDQVRKQFQGVDNLSMPGIKIFADGVAEFPAQTASLLEPYKNSHKGGELLIDPAHFGELVSAADARGWLVHVHAIGDRAVRESLNGIEQARRDRQSGVVHSVTHLQMVNPKEFARFKPLNVIASMQLYWASADEMSIDLLKPYISAMEFQYMYPARSLLKNGATIAGASDWPVSTPDPWKAIGQAISRKGPKGVLNKDEGIDRQTMFYAYTRNAARTIGLEQQIGSLAPGKQADMIVLDRDVFSAPEEQLADTQVLKTYFGGREVYSRP; this comes from the coding sequence ATGAAACGTATTCTCCGGGCAACGCTGGCAGCGGCCATTGCTTTTGCCTCAATGGAAAGCATGGCGGCAGTCGACCTGCTCTTGCACAACGGCAAGGTGTTCACTGCCGAGCAAGGCCAGCCACTGCAACAGGCCGTGGCCGTGGAGGGTGGCAAGATCGTCAAGGTCGGCAGCGATGCCGAGGTACTGGCGCTCAAGGACGCCGGCACGCAAGTGATTGACTTGCAGGGCAAGGTGCTGATGCCCGGCTTCATCGATACCCATAGCCATGCGATCTTCGGGGGGGTGAAACTCAAGTCCGCCGACCTTGAAACCCAAATGCTGCCCTTTGACGAACTGGAAAAGCGCCTGCGCGGCTGGCGTGATGACGGCAAGGCGCGGCACGGCGACATGCTCAGCGTTGGTGGCTTCCCCTCAACCTACTGGAGTGAAGTGGCCGAGCTGGAGAAGCGCTTCAACCAGGGTGAATGGGCTGATACGCCGATTGCCTTCATCGGATGGGATTACCACACCGGCTGGGCCAACAAGGCGATGCTCAAACGTGCCGGTATCGATGCCGAGCGCGTCAAGGCGCTTAAAGGCGAAGCCGTCGCCACCATTGGCCACCATGCCGACAACACCCCCAATGGCTTCGTTGCCGATGCTGGCCTGTCGGCGGTGATGTCCCAGCTGCCAACGGCAAACCTTGATCAGTTGATCGATGCCGGCAAAGCCGCACGTGATCTCTACCACAGCCTGGGCGTGACTGCCCTGATGGACCCCGCGGCGAATGCCGCACCGGGGGATGCGCTGTTCGACTTCAAGCCTACGGCGCAAACCGTGGGCGTGCTGCCGGCCTACAAGGCGCTCGCGGACAAGGGGGAACTGCAGCTGCGGGTGGCCGCATTGATGGTCGCCAACCCCAAGAGCCAGCCTGCCGACCTGGAAGTGCTGGATCAAGTCCGCAAACAGTTCCAGGGTGTCGACAACCTCAGCATGCCAGGCATCAAGATCTTTGCCGATGGCGTCGCTGAATTCCCCGCGCAAACCGCGTCCTTGCTCGAACCCTACAAAAACTCCCACAAGGGTGGCGAGCTGCTGATCGACCCGGCCCATTTCGGTGAGCTGGTCAGCGCCGCCGATGCCCGTGGCTGGCTGGTCCATGTGCATGCGATCGGTGACCGTGCGGTACGCGAGTCACTCAATGGCATCGAGCAGGCCCGTCGCGACCGGCAAAGCGGCGTCGTCCATTCGGTCACCCACCTGCAGATGGTCAACCCCAAGGAATTCGCTCGCTTCAAACCGCTGAATGTCATTGCCTCCATGCAGTTGTATTGGGCCTCAGCGGACGAGATGAGCATTGACTTGCTCAAGCCCTATATCAGCGCCATGGAGTTCCAGTACATGTACCCGGCACGTTCGCTGCTCAAGAACGGCGCGACCATTGCCGGTGCCAGCGACTGGCCGGTCTCCACCCCGGACCCGTGGAAAGCCATCGGCCAGGCCATCAGCCGCAAGGGACCCAAGGGCGTGCTGAACAAGGATGAAGGCATCGACCGGCAAACCATGTTCTACGCCTATACCCGCAATGCTGCCCGGACCATCGGCCTGGAGCAGCAGATCGGTTCGCTCGCCCCCGGCAAGCAGGCTGACATGATCGTCCTTGATCGCGATGTGTTCAGCGCACCAGAAGAGCAACTGGCCGACACCCAGGTCCTCAAGACTTACTTCGGTGGCCGCGAAGTCTACAGCCGCCCCTGA
- a CDS encoding LysR family transcriptional regulator — protein sequence MDQLGAITMFVATADQGSFTRAAAHLGKTTSALTRAVTHLETELGTRLFERSTRRIALTEAGQIYLVNARQVLMQLQQAREDIDQLQQEMCGVLRVAAPPSFAPAFLNAVCYRFLERYPQMRLDIVLTDEIVDLLEGNYDLAVRDGPVELPGLIVRPLIANRILLCASPGYLQRKPLEVLPHTFDQHDWLIFRHPALNPHYWWLTHQGERQRIPQPVPRMTSDNYDFLFGALRAGLGLQFCPQWSAAPYIRRGELVQLLTDADLDPDQFGSTIHAIYPVHRRHTRKHQAFIECLSQYLDEEALH from the coding sequence ATGGATCAATTGGGCGCCATCACCATGTTCGTGGCCACTGCCGACCAGGGCAGTTTCACCCGTGCTGCCGCCCACCTGGGCAAGACCACATCGGCCTTGACGCGGGCCGTCACCCACCTTGAAACGGAACTGGGCACCCGCCTGTTCGAACGCTCCACGCGGCGGATTGCCCTGACCGAAGCCGGGCAGATCTACCTCGTCAACGCACGCCAAGTGCTGATGCAGCTGCAGCAGGCGCGCGAGGATATTGACCAGCTGCAGCAGGAGATGTGCGGCGTGCTGCGGGTGGCAGCCCCGCCCTCCTTCGCCCCGGCCTTTCTCAATGCGGTGTGTTACCGCTTTCTCGAACGCTACCCGCAAATGCGCCTGGATATCGTGCTCACCGATGAAATCGTCGACCTGCTCGAAGGCAACTACGACCTGGCCGTGCGCGACGGCCCCGTTGAACTGCCCGGCCTCATTGTGCGGCCGCTGATCGCCAACCGCATTCTGCTATGTGCCAGCCCCGGCTACCTGCAACGCAAACCGCTCGAGGTGCTACCGCATACCTTCGATCAACACGACTGGTTGATCTTTCGACATCCGGCCTTGAACCCGCATTACTGGTGGCTGACCCATCAAGGCGAGCGCCAGCGCATACCACAGCCGGTGCCGCGCATGACCAGCGACAACTACGACTTCCTGTTCGGCGCCCTGCGTGCGGGCCTCGGATTGCAATTCTGCCCGCAGTGGAGTGCAGCCCCCTATATCAGGCGTGGCGAACTGGTACAGCTGCTGACCGATGCCGACCTGGACCCGGATCAGTTCGGCTCCACCATCCATGCGATCTATCCGGTGCACCGGCGCCATACCCGCAAGCACCAGGCTTTTATCGAGTGCCTGAGTCAGTATCTGGATGAGGAGGCGCTGCATTGA
- a CDS encoding cupin domain-containing protein, whose translation MHGALLPWIASPLAGVDRRPLYRVGGEQARATSLVRYAPGSHFSAHLHSGGEEFLVLEGVFEDEHGHYPVGSYVRNPPGSQHTPGASSGCMIFVRLRQFHPEDREQCVTQLHAQGSQRLFENEHERVWLEDIQAGTRLRLANSRGLEMLVLQGELVGKGFRLAPLSWMRLPAGESLEALAGDAGARIWFKDAAPDLGL comes from the coding sequence ATGCATGGCGCACTCCTGCCATGGATCGCCAGCCCGCTTGCCGGTGTCGACAGACGCCCCTTGTATCGGGTCGGTGGGGAGCAAGCACGAGCCACGTCCCTGGTGCGCTATGCGCCCGGGAGTCACTTCAGTGCACATCTGCATTCAGGCGGCGAAGAGTTTCTGGTGCTGGAGGGCGTGTTCGAGGACGAGCACGGCCACTACCCTGTCGGCAGTTACGTACGCAATCCGCCAGGCAGCCAGCACACACCTGGCGCAAGCTCGGGCTGCATGATTTTCGTGCGCCTGCGCCAGTTTCACCCCGAAGACCGCGAGCAGTGCGTCACGCAACTGCACGCCCAGGGCAGCCAGCGGCTGTTTGAAAACGAGCATGAGCGTGTCTGGCTGGAGGATATTCAGGCGGGCACCCGCCTTCGGCTGGCCAATTCTCGAGGGTTGGAAATGCTCGTTCTGCAAGGCGAGCTCGTGGGCAAAGGTTTTCGACTGGCTCCATTGAGCTGGATGCGCTTGCCGGCGGGCGAGTCGCTGGAGGCTTTGGCTGGCGATGCGGGCGCGCGCATCTGGTTCAAGGATGCCGCGCCAGATCTAGGCCTCTGA
- the egtB gene encoding ergothioneine biosynthesis protein EgtB — protein MTSTVSELRDLPASSALLKRYQTIRSRTESLIAPLSPEDMVVQSMPDASPAKWHMAHTTWFFETFLLAENVVDYHPFDPAFGYLFNSYYEAIGPRHPRAQRGLMTRPSVDKVLDYRKHVDEHMRTLLESALPDGTAELIELGLAHEEQHQELLLMDILHLFSTSSLKPAYDLRWPIDLSGRRGQYKPFKGGLTEIGHKGKGFAFDNEGPRHTTYLQSFEISDRLVTNGEWLAFMADGGYSKASLWLSDGWAVVQQNGWNAPLYWQHDDLGWRQMTLRGLVAIDPAAPVISISYYEAAAFAQWADARLPTEAEWEAAAEAGLLEQVDNVAWQWTQSAYNAYPGFRPADSAVGEYNGKFMINMMVLRGGASITSPGHARSTYRNFFGPDKRWMFSGLRLARDARQPGAVNNHDSEFGRDVIGGLSASVKSLSPKYFYDAAGSELFEAICETAEYYPTRAETGLLTRVAQQVTDAIPVGAALVEFGSGASMKTRLLLDAAPQIALYVPIDISANALKKAAALLKKQYKQLKVAPLIDDFSRALQLPAEAAGHTCVGFFPGSTIGNFTHDQAVKFLRSAHALLGDEAHFIVGVDLVKDAGILVAAYDDAEGVTARFNKNLLIRINRELEGDFNIEAFDHLALWNDTDERMEMYLVSRHEQVVKVAGHTFHFSDGERLHTENSHKFTVESFTELAARAGWSVSGYWVSETPQVALFSLKA, from the coding sequence ATGACCAGCACCGTAAGTGAGCTACGCGACCTCCCCGCCAGTAGCGCGCTTCTCAAGCGCTACCAGACTATTCGCAGCCGGACAGAGAGCCTGATTGCACCGCTCAGCCCCGAGGACATGGTCGTCCAGTCAATGCCAGATGCCAGCCCCGCCAAGTGGCACATGGCGCACACCACCTGGTTTTTCGAGACGTTTTTGCTGGCCGAAAACGTCGTCGACTACCACCCGTTCGATCCGGCGTTCGGTTACCTGTTCAACTCCTATTACGAAGCCATCGGCCCTCGTCATCCCCGGGCGCAACGCGGGTTGATGACCCGTCCGAGCGTGGACAAGGTGCTGGACTACCGCAAGCATGTCGATGAACACATGCGTACCTTGCTGGAGTCGGCGTTGCCCGACGGCACCGCCGAATTGATCGAGCTGGGTCTGGCCCATGAGGAGCAGCATCAAGAGCTGTTGCTGATGGACATCCTGCATTTGTTCAGTACCTCCTCTCTCAAGCCAGCCTATGACCTGCGCTGGCCCATAGACCTCTCCGGGCGTCGCGGCCAGTACAAGCCGTTCAAGGGCGGGCTGACCGAAATTGGTCACAAGGGCAAGGGTTTCGCCTTCGACAACGAAGGCCCAAGACACACCACTTATCTGCAATCCTTCGAGATCAGCGACCGCCTGGTGACCAACGGTGAATGGTTGGCCTTCATGGCGGACGGCGGCTACAGCAAAGCCAGCCTATGGCTGTCAGACGGCTGGGCGGTAGTGCAGCAAAACGGCTGGAACGCCCCGCTCTATTGGCAGCACGACGACCTGGGTTGGCGGCAGATGACTTTGCGCGGTCTGGTAGCCATCGACCCGGCGGCTCCGGTGATCAGCATCAGCTACTACGAAGCCGCTGCGTTTGCCCAATGGGCCGATGCACGCCTGCCTACCGAAGCCGAGTGGGAAGCCGCCGCTGAGGCCGGCCTGCTGGAACAAGTCGATAACGTGGCGTGGCAGTGGACACAAAGTGCGTACAATGCCTACCCGGGATTCCGCCCGGCGGACAGCGCGGTGGGTGAATACAACGGCAAGTTCATGATCAACATGATGGTCTTGCGTGGCGGTGCCAGCATCACCTCTCCCGGCCATGCCCGCTCGACCTATCGCAACTTTTTCGGCCCGGACAAGCGCTGGATGTTCTCCGGTCTGCGGCTGGCCCGGGATGCGCGCCAGCCGGGTGCGGTGAACAACCACGACAGTGAATTTGGCCGGGATGTCATCGGCGGCTTGTCGGCCTCGGTGAAGAGCCTGTCACCCAAATACTTCTACGATGCAGCGGGCTCCGAGCTGTTCGAGGCCATCTGCGAGACGGCCGAGTACTACCCGACGCGTGCCGAAACCGGTCTGCTGACCCGAGTAGCGCAACAGGTAACCGATGCGATTCCAGTGGGCGCGGCGCTGGTGGAGTTCGGCAGCGGCGCCAGCATGAAAACCCGCCTGCTGCTCGACGCCGCGCCACAGATTGCGCTGTACGTGCCCATCGACATCAGCGCCAATGCGCTGAAGAAGGCCGCCGCACTGCTGAAAAAGCAGTACAAGCAATTGAAGGTCGCGCCGCTGATCGATGATTTCAGCCGTGCGCTGCAATTGCCGGCCGAAGCTGCCGGGCACACCTGCGTAGGGTTCTTCCCCGGTTCGACCATTGGCAATTTCACCCATGATCAAGCCGTGAAGTTCCTGCGTTCGGCCCACGCGTTATTGGGTGATGAGGCACACTTTATCGTTGGGGTGGATCTGGTCAAGGACGCCGGCATCCTGGTCGCTGCTTACGACGACGCCGAAGGGGTGACCGCGCGGTTCAACAAGAACCTGCTGATCCGCATCAACCGCGAATTGGAGGGTGACTTCAATATCGAGGCCTTCGACCATCTGGCGCTGTGGAATGACACCGATGAGCGCATGGAGATGTATCTGGTGAGCCGCCACGAACAAGTGGTCAAGGTCGCCGGGCACACCTTCCATTTCAGCGACGGCGAACGTTTGCATACCGAGAACTCGCACAAATTCACCGTCGAATCGTTCACCGAACTGGCGGCGCGTGCCGGCTGGTCGGTCAGCGGTTACTGGGTGAGCGAGACGCCGCAGGTGGCGTTGTTTAGTTTGAAGGCGTGA
- a CDS encoding DUF427 domain-containing protein has product MPRSDIRIEHCARTEHQTPCPYKGDANYFSLSADGKTAENAVWNLRRNVPDGGGNQEARRLLR; this is encoded by the coding sequence ATCCCGAGATCCGACATTCGGATTGAACATTGTGCGCGCACCGAACATCAAACTCCTTGCCCCTACAAGGGTGACGCCAATTATTTCAGCCTGAGCGCCGACGGAAAGACCGCGGAAAACGCGGTCTGGAACCTACGGAGAAACGTACCCGACGGTGGCGGAAATCAAGAAGCACGTCGCCTTTTACGCTGA
- a CDS encoding agmatine/peptidylarginine deiminase: protein MSTRRAFIKQVSVVAGLGAAASIGLGLTPLHVQAATPGSWRMPDEGDRHQRAFVAFGAQEAIWEDFTPHVQEAIGLIARTVARYEPVTVFCRESERGLAEEHCGTANITYVTTELDDIWMRDIGANFVIDGEGGLGAVDFNFNGWGNKQQHSEDTQLAALVASTVDARYIRSELVGEGGGIEVDGHGTGIMTQSCWLNTNRNPDWSKADVEQELKARLGLRKIIWLPGIKGKDITDAHVDFYARFVKPGVVIANLDNDPESYDHKVTLAHLDILKTATDADGRKLQVHTVSPPLNPRKSRFSNNNPDFAAGYINYFVINGAVIAPEFGDRAADSRAFDLLSELYPDREVVQINIDAIAAGGGGIHCVTSHQPVA from the coding sequence ATGTCTACGCGTCGTGCGTTCATCAAGCAGGTATCGGTAGTGGCCGGTTTGGGCGCAGCAGCGTCCATCGGCCTTGGCCTGACGCCCTTGCACGTGCAAGCAGCCACCCCGGGCAGTTGGCGCATGCCGGATGAGGGCGACAGACACCAGCGGGCCTTCGTCGCTTTTGGCGCACAGGAGGCTATCTGGGAGGATTTCACCCCTCACGTGCAAGAGGCCATTGGCCTGATCGCTCGCACCGTCGCCCGCTATGAGCCGGTGACTGTGTTCTGTCGCGAGAGCGAACGGGGTCTGGCCGAAGAACACTGCGGTACGGCCAACATCACCTACGTCACCACCGAACTCGACGATATCTGGATGCGTGATATCGGAGCCAACTTTGTCATCGATGGGGAAGGCGGGCTTGGCGCCGTGGATTTCAACTTCAACGGCTGGGGCAACAAACAGCAGCATAGCGAGGATACGCAGTTGGCCGCCCTGGTTGCCAGCACCGTGGATGCCCGTTACATCCGCAGCGAGTTGGTGGGCGAGGGCGGGGGTATCGAAGTGGATGGTCACGGCACGGGGATCATGACCCAAAGCTGCTGGCTCAATACCAACCGCAACCCCGACTGGAGCAAGGCCGATGTCGAGCAAGAGCTGAAAGCCCGCCTGGGCTTGCGCAAAATCATCTGGCTGCCTGGCATCAAAGGCAAGGACATCACTGATGCCCACGTCGATTTCTACGCGCGGTTCGTCAAGCCAGGGGTCGTGATAGCCAACCTCGACAACGACCCCGAGTCATACGACCACAAAGTGACACTGGCCCATTTGGACATTCTCAAAACTGCCACGGATGCCGATGGCCGCAAGCTGCAGGTGCATACCGTATCGCCACCGCTCAATCCACGAAAGAGCAGGTTCAGCAACAACAACCCGGACTTTGCTGCCGGCTACATCAACTACTTCGTCATCAACGGGGCGGTCATTGCGCCCGAGTTTGGTGACAGGGCGGCGGATAGCAGAGCTTTTGATCTGTTGAGTGAACTCTACCCGGATCGGGAGGTGGTGCAGATCAACATCGACGCAATTGCCGCTGGTGGTGGCGGGATTCACTGTGTGACCAGTCACCAGCCGGTGGCTTAG
- a CDS encoding extracellular solute-binding protein encodes MHVANKRLLSALGFALSCALPSLHAEEKTLRLYNWADYFAEDTLTRFTNETGIKVIYDVMDGSEVLEAKLMAGGSGYDLIFPGDTVAERLMRAGSLQPLDRSKLTALDDIEPGLQKLRTHYVHSSQATVPYTWGTIGLTYNAEQISQRMPDAPVNSLDMLFKPELAARFADCGISMIDSPDEVLAVVLNYLGREPRSARPEDLAAASELLLKLRPYIRKFQSQPVTDLVNGNLCLSLGYSGDMTQAQRTADSAGKQTTFQYRIPREGTTVWMDTMAIPVDAKHPEYAYAFINFVMRPQNMAAISNFTGYPTSNAKARPSVDATMRNNPDIYLDDATYERLIPGKDIPQSDMRARMRTWTKFKTAATK; translated from the coding sequence ATGCACGTTGCCAACAAACGGTTGCTCAGCGCCTTGGGATTTGCACTTAGCTGTGCCTTGCCGTCGCTGCACGCGGAGGAGAAAACCCTCAGGCTGTACAACTGGGCCGACTATTTTGCCGAGGACACCCTTACCCGATTCACCAATGAGACCGGGATCAAAGTGATCTACGACGTCATGGATGGCAGCGAAGTGTTGGAAGCCAAACTGATGGCCGGCGGCAGTGGTTATGACCTGATCTTCCCGGGCGACACCGTTGCCGAGCGCTTGATGCGCGCCGGCAGCCTGCAGCCGCTGGACCGGTCAAAGCTCACGGCCCTGGATGACATCGAACCCGGTTTGCAGAAGCTGCGTACGCATTATGTGCATTCGAGCCAGGCCACCGTCCCCTACACCTGGGGCACCATTGGCCTGACCTACAATGCCGAGCAGATCAGCCAGCGCATGCCGGATGCCCCGGTCAACAGCCTGGACATGCTGTTCAAACCGGAACTGGCCGCCAGGTTTGCCGATTGCGGCATCTCGATGATCGACTCGCCCGACGAAGTGCTGGCGGTCGTGCTCAATTACCTGGGCCGGGAGCCACGCAGCGCCAGGCCCGAGGACCTGGCCGCGGCGAGTGAACTGCTGCTCAAACTACGGCCGTACATTCGCAAGTTCCAGTCGCAACCGGTGACCGACCTGGTGAACGGCAACCTGTGCCTGTCGCTCGGTTACAGCGGGGACATGACTCAGGCGCAACGAACGGCGGATAGCGCAGGCAAGCAAACCACGTTCCAGTACCGCATTCCTCGTGAAGGCACCACGGTGTGGATGGACACCATGGCGATTCCTGTCGACGCCAAACATCCGGAGTACGCCTATGCGTTCATCAACTTCGTCATGCGCCCGCAGAACATGGCCGCGATCAGTAACTTCACCGGCTATCCCACCTCCAATGCCAAGGCACGTCCGAGCGTCGATGCGACAATGCGCAACAACCCGGATATCTATCTCGACGATGCCACTTATGAACGGCTGATTCCTGGCAAGGACATTCCCCAGTCCGATATGCGGGCGCGCATGCGAACCTGGACCAAGTTCAAGACTGCCGCCACGAAATGA